The Anabrus simplex isolate iqAnaSimp1 chromosome 6, ASM4041472v1, whole genome shotgun sequence genome includes the window TGCTTTTTAAATCTAAgtttatgaagtgttcaaaaggatacacaaggcggcttgaattctcagaatattattttccgatttctcagtaataatttaatACCCCTATcatgtccctcgtttaagaatatttagagttttcacgtgccgaacgcagtgtgtgcttccagttccggaaatataggcacctgtgaagtggtatatcttccggagttgtctttgttcgtcacataatcagacttccatgcaagtatgcgagttcttttgtctttgttttggcggtaaagtggtgacaaactccgtttaccactgaatactgtgtgtgtgactgttgaagatgtatttattgcgattttggttgccaaatttacatatattgctcttgtaggatgtatgctaatcgtgtgttacgaaatgcgaatggtttgaaataatgaaacgatgactagttttaagccttagacaacgtctacctgtACGACGTTTAAAACTAGCACTGTCTTCCGTTGCGTAAACAATggtcagtcgatgtttaactagacgtcACGTAAAGTTTCAATATTGTTTCGAAAATGAAGATGGgagtatctttcatgtaactctttgcaTGTCacaccaatgaaattcgtcggtgtgcgcgctgaatgccagtcagctgtttgtcttcctacacattactcaaatatggctaagcttGAGAATGACTTGCACACAGATaggagtatcgctttcggtggaaattaaatttcataatATTACCGACACTAAGTGACACGCCACCGTGCGGAGAAGTGTCGCTTTGATTATGGCGTTAGTGaatgtaatctactcataaatacggtagctttgaCGAAGAGAGGATGAAGCAGTAGTAATGTGTTACCAAGTGTGTTGTACAGGccgtatagatgtagcttgcattctggagatcttATGTTCGAAACGcattatcagcagccctgaagattgttttccgtagtttccctatttttacacgaggcaaatactagggctgttgttATGGACACGGCTCTTCTACAGTCCTCTTTAAACTGTAATcgccaccacttgccttttcctatctgatagttgccgaaaactggTACGATTATATATAAAAAACCACAACCTATTTTTTAGTTTTCATTATGTATGTTTACTCGGCAGTAAatgtaagtgaatccctcccggttgatgtgacagccctctgacgatcgggacacgtaattctgatatgtagtcaaagtgacccataattccatggaaattaccccatgtatataataaaatgtattggttgccaagaattgtattcaagttgacaattaccggactgtccctttttcagtctcaagaaacaagtctctcgaaaagcaaaaccttattttaagatctatctccctgtatatgtcaaatgaattgctgcgatttagcagcaggCGATCCacagaggccgtcggactaaccttctcagaatcgtctcaacataatacaaattatgTTTCGTGGTACATAACCTCTGTGATTCACTCATTTGAGGGTagacagtgctctcggcagtgtttaaacatgaccattTGAGCATGGgatttagacagtgtctaagtgataaacgTCTCTGCattgcagcagccatacttaggcattgtttaaccatagacatcgtctaaataccgtttctgcaatcggccctatgtgttataaatgagaatgattaggtacattttcttgtaaccatttttgtttacatagttttagattttaaatttaatggtcagtttgCATTGTAACTAtagatatggcttttagtgtccttTTTTCAGACAGTGGTGCAATGTGTGATAAAATCCAAGAATTGTGGAAACCCAATTTTTTTTATATGTTGGCAGGAGTGCAATTGCAAAATGGTGTTTatggcaacctgatcgaatttaaatctacaaaatagtgcctctcctttaatagaacaattaattttctttcatgatcacacactttttattttattaataattactgttctagttgcttatattataggaagtttattgttcaataaatttacacatcgttatctacttgaaggacaaacaattgaggtaatttgaacaattcttcctgcaattacacttattttcattgcccttccatctcttcgaCTTCTCTTAACATATTTAACATCTTATATCAAATGACTTGGTTGCATGTTGTTGGTAAGAAACTGGCATCCTTTTCTCAAGTTGACTAGATCAATCCAACATTTTAAAGGACAGTTCTGGACCTCTCCTCTTATTGAGTCCTTGCAAGAGCTTTACACAGTGTATTGAAATATTTCAAATGGCTGGTTGGGGAGAGATCTTAGTGATCTGTATTTGTACAGAGTACATAGCCaatttttacttgttttgttaCAGGTAACAGGCAATTATGGTTAACGGTAGGATTCCTTCAGTCTTCAGTAAGACGTATGTAACTCCTCGTAGACCTTATGAAAAGGCACGTCTTGATCAGGAATTGAAGATCATAGGAGAATATGGTCTTCGAAATAAGAGGGAAGTATGGCGAGTCAAATACACTCTTGCCAAAATACGTAAAGCTGCTAGAGAATTGCTGACGTTGGAAGAGAAGGATCAGCGTAGATTGTTTGAAGGTAAGTATTACATGAAATGGCATGTCTTAAACAGTTTAGTTGCAAGTTGTCTGCTCCTAAATGATGAAAAATTGCTTTGTTTTTTCTGACACCTCTTGTCCGATGAAAGTATGAGGGATGCAATgttctgaaggagatcatagaagATTTAAATCTTGTTTGTTTGTAGGTTGCATAATATTTATCTGTTtacatttacaaattatttttGTAACAATGTAGGAAAAGCATGCCAACTCCCTTAAACTCTGGTTTTGAGAGTAGATTTAGTATTTTTGTATTAAGAAAATCAATTTTCCTCATTCTTTCAGTAcgagggaattttcattggcacGACAGATGCAGTTGGTGGCATTCTTATGACACTTAACACAATGCTGCTTACTTTTGACATTTATAGCAGTGCCTTATGCAAAGCTATTGTTTACACAACTGAAACACAGTTCAGATCAATGGTTTCTGAATAAGGACAAGAAAAATATTTAACTTCAACTCATTGGGGACTCCATGAGTAGAAACTACCAGTGCATTATTTTAATTTCCCCCCTGATGGAGCTTAGAGCATCTATGCATGTGTTTTCATTGTAGCTAAAAATAGTAGTTGCCATTGCAGCTATCTGAGATAGAATACTTTTGGATGCGTTTGTAACCGTAAAATGTTCAGTTATGAGTAGGGCCTGGATACTTACGTAATTACATATTCCTCCTCTACTTGTAGACATCTGAATGTCTACCAATTGTGGTTCTGGGATGGTTATACCtgcatttcattttacatatttcttCTATATATTCttggtaatattacatatttttgcaTATGTGAACAATGCATCATTTTTGTACTATCTACAGTAGATATTTGTtccaaaaaaaaaactgaaaaaattgTCACTTCGTTTAATTTTCAAAGTATAGGTCTAGTAAAATAATTGATTTGCAATTGTTCGTGCGAAATGTGCTTTAGTATGATTACTCCAGAGCGAGATAAGCATGCTCAACTGTCATCAACTGTCACTTTTATGTATTGTGTCCCACTAAATTTAATGCAGGGAAAATAGATTTAGGTTACTAATGGTTACTAAagttgattttatttttaatttcaatgcaGCCTTAATCCTACTAATGAACATGGGAGATTCTTTACAGCAACTTGGCATATGGAGATCTTGgcattttattttagaaatatttttctgGTCGTATGTATAGAAACGTGGATGTGTCTTGGTATATTGGTTAGTCAGTAATTAAAAACCCCATTCACAGTAGTGTCAGGTAATCCAGAGGGGGGTGGGGGTGGTCCTACTAACAGTGTTAGTATGGTTATGGACTAAATTTGAGAATTGGCATGCTTGATCTTATTTCCTAGGTTGCTGTTAATTAAATTATACATTTTTGGAACTTAAATTTTGTTTATGCTTGTTCATCTCCCTTACACGTCATGCTTCAAAgacttattttctttaatttgcaGGTAACGCTCTTCTACGTCGTTTGGTGCGTATTGGTGTTTTGGACGAAAACCGCATGAAACTTGATTATGTCTTGGGTTTAAAAATTGAAGATTTCTTGGAGAGGCGTCTGCAGACTCAGGTTTTCAAGCTTGGTTTGGCGAAGTCAATTCATCATGCTAGGGTGCTCATTCGCCAAAGGCATATTCGGTGAGTAGGTTATTGCATTCTTTTGTCTTGCATCTTCAAATATGCGTAGTGTTCTTCAGATGCACGTGTAATTGTCTCTTGTTGATATTAAATTATTTACCATTGTAGGTAGATGGCTGTAAATTCTCGCACTGTTTTTGTTCTAAAATTCCAGCAACTTAATTGTTTGGCATGATTTTCTTCAATATTTCCTATAAGCCCTTCCTCCATGGAATCACACATGGTTCAGAGGACAAATCTTGCGTAATGTGATGTGTATAATTGAATTGCTTTTGGGAGGACAATGGGGCTGTCGTTATCGAGAAGGTAGGAAGTATGCTTAGtatttaaatccaaaattttctgGATGGGTGGGTTACTAATGACCCACTTCAAATGTTGGCACCTCTGCAGCTATCAATGTATACTGGCAGTATTGCTGGCGAGTTTTTCATAACAGGATTAGCTTGCGACGTGCCAAGGCTGCTATTCGACCACCTACACGTCTAAGATATTGGCAAAGCATTTGTTTTCGGTGACATGCCAGTAGTGTGTTAATAGTACTCTCTACTCAGGCCACCTTTTAAGCCGACTAAAGCGGAAGAGAGGGCAAGGGCGAGGTGAAGATGCAGGTGAGAGGGGCAAGGAGGCACGCAATTGTCTGTTTACAAGCATATCCGAGTGAATGTTGTCGGGGAGATTTCCACTGACTGACCCCTCTACCTGGCGAAATTCAAGTAGGGGCATCATTCCTTGTCTGATCTTAGACTGTAATCAGGTAATAGATAATCAGTGACTGATTAATAATGTTATGTAATATATTCTACGATAACCAGAGATGGCAAACCTATGACGTGTGCCGCACTGCTTTTGTGGCACTTCGGATAACACAACATTAAGTTTTttataggtcgaaaatctagcatcatagcatattttaaaactgttttcaCAAAGGCGTATCTATCAATTCATTCTAATCCCAtactttttcaaattttatttggttctttctttcttaatccgttcacctccagtggttttccctcggacttaactcGGGCAATTTTATTCATTCCTTTCCCTAtatcttctttcttcatctgtttcctgtcctgagttggtttttccctcaaactcggcgagggaccccacctctactgcctcaagggcagtatcctggagtgcaATACTGAGTTGGGGTTGTACagctgggaggaggaccagtgcctcgtccaggtggcctcatctgctatgctgaacagggcccttgcgggggagGGTGATTagaagggaaggaaacggccgtgatcttaagttaggtaccatcctggcatttgcctgcagaagtggAAAACTACTTCGTGGATGCtgagtgggaattgaacccccctctactcatttgaccctgtttcagccctcataccacttttcacatttcatggCAGAACCAGGAATTGTAACTGGGCCTCCGGGTGTGGTGCTACTTGcattaaccgctacaccacagaagtgTTCTGTCGTGGTTAACCCTACACTGCacgattttttattttctctttattttaattCTAGACATGCATAATTTAATCCTGAGTAAGGGAAAAATAGTTAAGTCCTTAAAATAGTTTTGATGGAGTTTCTGCATTGAAACACATGTGACAGTTCACCATGCACAGATGACAATTTGTTTCAAGATTTATTTCCCGTTTTCAGTTTGCTCACTTGAGGTGAAAGTCCTTGAAACAGTTCTTTTTGCTTGTGATACACGATGCTACATCACACTTTTCACAAAATATCAGGTTTTTCCCCTTACATAGGGAACTTGGCACCGTTGTAGAGTGTCTGTGAATTGGGCCAGTGTTCCAAACAATCTTGACGAACTGGTTGTGGAGAGCTAACTGCTGCTGGggccttcttcctcttctttctgaaGTCTCCTACTTCAAAACTTGGCTGTCCTCTTTTTGGGATGATTGACAGCCCCATTTGACAGAGTGAAAGCGCTAATTCTTCCCGGAATGATGCCTGTGTCGTGGTATGCTGGATAACCAGCCGGTCAGCAACCACAAAATTTAGGGATTCACGGTTCTGACATCGAAGAAATGGTAGAGTTTAATGTACCATTTCTTAGTTCTCTTTATGATTCTAAAACGTGCCGTTGAGTCAAATAGGTAGACTCCTCCCATATATAGATTGTTTACAATGACGGTTATTGGACAGTCTACCTcaattgtttctttctttcctataAATTTTGACTTTTTGGTTGGTTCCGAGCTTACAAGTCTGGACATCTTACAGCTTTGTCCTTCCATGCTACTGCCGAAATAAGAATCAACTTGAGCAACATAATCTTCCACATTTTCCCCTGGAATTTTTCTTCATATCACTTTAAAACTTCAGTCCCGGTACGCAGTTCCTTCGTGCGGTTCCAAAACTATAAATATCAtgtaatctcgaataccacctgcCACTGAACAAGACCCTTACCCTTATTTTGAacgaacaaaatttaaaaaaaagtgaagtcaaaattatttacaatctttactaacacacatcaaatgattagaaaatataaataaaagtaaacaaacatttccagaacgatgtCTGAGTTCATCCATCATCATTAGTACCGACTTTGGAACTTTCATCACCTTCACACAAAATATCgttgccatccatagcattagaaatgctaaatttcctgaagctcttctgtATGAGGTCTCCTGGGATgagattccatgccgtcaaaatccacgaacacagcagatAAACTTCCGGGCGTTGAATGCGACCACTTGGTGTCGGTGTGTGTtggtaaagattgtaaataattttgacttctctttttaaaaattttgttctttcagaaTAAGattgcgggtcttattcggtggcgtaTGGTCTTAGGGGTTAtatgataattttttcagaattaaattaaacgtACACTTAGTATCAGGTTTCGAAAAATATAGGTCTAACATACTAGTAACCTCACCTTGGTTGAGTTGATGCCAATGCGGGACAAACAAATGAGATTTTtgaaacaagtaagccgtagtgtggatattatatgcaaaaacacaagttttgaacaaattgattgcAGTTTCATACacattttaatgtgcatggggttTACAGTTTTATGAAAATCTCTTATGACAATCCGTTATAGCCAGTAAATTTTTCACTGTTAGGAATCTTTGCCATAACGGACTTCTTCTGTACAGCCCTATGAAGCAGAAGGGTTGGCTGTTTTCTCATATTGGCTTGTCATGATTGAGACACATTGTAGGTAGGTGGTGGTAGTGGAATATTACTTGTTGTGGAATATTACTTGTAAGTGTGGTACATGCCTTTTAGTGAAAGGTTTGTATGGGTTAACGACAGCTGTGTATTAatcaattttaattactgtcaATAGAGATGTTTCATTTAAATTCTACGCATATTCTTTACTTGTCAAACTGGTGTACTTCCCTTAAAAAGGGTATCATAGGTAAAAATATGCTAAATGGATAAAAATTACTACTCCATACAATTAACTTACTCTTTCCCCATTTTTAATGATTGTATGTTACACATTGCCAAATCATGAAATGCATACTTGCAGAAAATGTAAAATTCAAAGCGTACAGTGAATACTGATGTTTTTTGTTAATTTCTTAATTACTTTATTGCTCTGAGTGTTTTctttattcttatttaattattGACGTTTGACAAACCTAATTATGAATTAAACAGAAAATGAACATATGTTAAACTCTCCACATTTGCCATCTTGTACACTTTGGTCCTTTATATTGCTTCCATTATAACTGATCCACACCATTGTCTAATTCAAGAGGAATATATGGAATTTCTTTCAGTGTTCGATATCTGAATCTGCACTTAGTACTGAATGCTTGACAATAACTTTTGAGTGTGTCTTAAAATATTTAGTTTTGAATGCCTAAAAAACAAGCATATTTCAAATATAAATGTGTTATGGCCTGTACAAGTCATGACTTAGTCCATTTACAAATTTATAACTATAATCTGTTaaaataaatttattcattatttatgtCAAAATACTCACTTTGAAACTGTAGGTTCTGAGAGATATTACATTCACATTACAGTTATATGCTGTTAGATTTAGCAATGCATACTGCCAAAAACTATGCGGTGTTAATCATATGCAGTAGAGAGCGCGAATAAAGTGTACGTATTATACAATGCTAAGGGCTAACAGTACTACTTGCATATAAACTTGAAAATGTATGTTAGTCTGAGTTCATATGCAGCATACTCAATTTCGTACGGGATATTTTTTCATTGATTGCCATAACTCTCCTTGTTGATAGGCTGTGTGCAATAATTTGGCTAAGCTGCTTTTCTGCTTTTGCCAGGTATAATTCGGGATGAAGCTTAGAATGATCCTGATGTTCATTGGCAGACTGCTTCTGGAAGATATTTCCTTACAGGCCACTTGAGTGCAACATGTTGTATCTCAATGTCTGTTGAACGATGTCGCCTCAAAGATGCATTTGTGTAGGTTTCTGACAGGCCACTTGTGGCAAGGCTTTTTTGCCTTGTCCAATGTCTGTTAAGTGTGAGATACTTTCTGGAACTGGTATATCCATGTTTTCTTGGAGAGCATGTAAGAGTAGGTTTTGATGGATTTAGTATAGCAATACTTAGTGGATTTAGTTTTCCTTGTTATGCAATGTATCTTCTCTCTGTTACTATAGAGTCCGCAAGCAAGTTGTGAACATCCCAAGCTTCATTGTGCGCCTGGATTCTCAGAAGCACATAGACTTCTCCCTGAAATCTCCATTTGGTGGTGGTAGACCTGGCCGTGTTAAGAGGAAGAACCTGAGGAAAGCAACCACAGGTGGAGGTGGCGGTGATGAGGAAGAAGATTAAGCTGGaaaatcttccttgatttctgtacaGTGCTGTAATAAAAGTATTCACTGGAATTACCTGATTTTTTTACATGCATGTTCCCAGTATTCCTTCGTGAGAAATTGCTTTATATGTTAGACTGAAAGCTTGTGCTAATGGAATGCTAGACACTATAGATAATTTGGTAGGTGAAATGCTTATTTTTATAGGTTGATGTAATTACTTCTGGAACTGAAGGAGTGTGTATATACCAAAACTACCGATTCTGTTGTGTTGTGGTGCTGCTTGCTTCGTCTTAAGGGTTACGATGTATTGAAGCTTTACTGCTTCAGGTCCTAATTGAAACGGGGTCAAGGCGCGTGATTAGTGCTGTGGCTTAGCTGCTGGTGTGCTCAGATGGCTGAAGTTCAAATGTTGCGTTGGGGAGGACTTCCTACTTTCATTTGCTAGGCAGTTAGGTCTTTGAATGTTAACCCCTCAGTGTCGCGGCCATATAGTTTTCCTTCCCCGCGGCCGGATGTGATTTCAACTATGCGCGattgaaatacattgattcacttcaagcgttacaagtataagagtagcccgatattcacaaaATTTGGAATTCCTCATGATAGAACTATgcacatgcagataattacataattgtttcacatttccttagtaatttagaaTCATGTGatagttcgaagcactcttcgagacagagacccaggtcacactcctggcagcagtacacgtatttttttggcAGTGTTTTGAACATTCGatgcaacgtctctgaggtttgggtTTCTTACTCTTGGGTGCTACTTTCctaataaaatgtctttcctgtaaCCTTCGAACTGTATTTTCTGATGCGCGCTggccttgaatatttcattccccGAGCGAgcatattttgtaaacaaaccttccatcagctgaacctgatgagataactgctcaatgtttgtccctgtgacttgtctgaatattattagagaattcaggAATCTGAATGgacgcttccaactcctaggcctttcctatcccgtcaccataagtcctatctgtatcggtgcgacgtaaagccactagcaaaaaaaaaattcagaagacgaacctgtatctaaaaaggaaacgaggagtggtagacaaactcacatgcgtaatattattcggaatgcaagggtagaAGGAGGTTAtgtttcttactcagacaaggaagtacctggtgtgagccctacattattctttgttactgtttgttttaggtgcccatcaatatcaagacggTACATGAAATacatgccttaaaaccttacctgatggaatatgaactctttttatgacagcattttacaatggcctacaaCAGacaagaatgtgctgtggagtttagAGGACTGATTACCCCTTGTCATGAGCAGGCAATGCTGATTTCACCCTTTTGTATCAGCAACCTTCAAAACTCAGGAATTGTCCCATAAaaatgtttgcaacactcgtttatttctgaaaccagttaagtggaaatatttTCCGGTTTAGCAAAGTTAatgagcacaaaatatttttccttagaaattaagatataatactttcatgctaaaatattaaaacccctaccataacaatgtctgatgctagacagttttttttcattttcacaaaaatAAGACTTGGTGCTttactggtttctgaaataatcgattcaactgaggcacagccccagcatttgcctggtgtgaaatggaaaaccattttcagggctgccgacagtggggtggtggtgattattgttttaagaggaagtacgaggcaaccatcctctattaacactaatcagagagaaaaaaatgaagggatccgacacttcgaaaaaatgaagatatcggtcaaaggaagatgaagggcgcgaaaatggactccctagccctcgcatacctaatagcgtcggggtcgggaagagaacgagtagaccaagggaggtcggataggatagatgaacatgaggagcctggcacaagtggaagcaatgctaggactcggctaagggccccgtggtcaccagcccacgctccaaagtacagagccattgggccccctattagtcgcctcttacgacaggcaggggataccgtgggggttctaccacccccacccacggggcgacagtggggttcgaacctatctactggatactggccgcacttaagcgactgcagctatcgagctcggttgatttcctttcagaagatcggctaccatcatagcgattcttgctttggatgttgctcagtagtggagcagttgaaccaagttttcaaattatcagtCCAAGGAATGTGCCTTCTTCCTGGtcatcttttgccttgtatctgcccttgaataaccagctgcagtagacaatattctcttctctcatctatcctatccgatcacatttagtcaactcttgttcttttccgaccccgacggtattatgtaaggaggcctatggagtctcattttcacgcccttcgtggcccttgtcattcctaggccgataccttcatttttcaagtgtcggatcccttccattttttctctcattagagttatatagtggatggttgcctagttgtacttcctcttaaaacaataatcgcgacgtaaagcccctagcaaaaaaccaaTCACCACctcactgcaactgaaaaacggttattttcttgtaatagtttcattcaacaacggttgtgtttccgaaacggttgcgttctatctgtcccagctgtaatgggtattacaaacagtgacacatgcgcggagcctcaaggagggttgtaatgcagaaacaggggaggtccgcctgccagcctcgtatcgagagcaagggtagcagtgcagcggtgagtttcCGTGCACATTAGTAACAAATgtagatttaaacccatatccagTGGCGTTTCTAGCCCTGGCGGGGCTGGGGGCTCAGTTTTAGTGAATtgttttaaaattccttgattaataaagaaattgataatttacagtccgcctctgtggtgtagtgattagctgccacccccggaggcccgggttcgattcccggctctgccacgaaatttgaaaagtggtatgagggctggaacggggtgtactcagcctcgggaggtcaactgagtagaggtgggttcgattcccacctcagccatcctggaagtggtttcccacttctccaggcgaatgccgggatggtacctaacataaggccacggccgcttccttgcctatcccttccaatcttcccatccctccacaaggcccctgttcagcatagcaggtgaggcagcctgggcgaggtactggtcattctccccagttgtatccccgaccaagagtctgaagctccaggacactgcccttgaggcggtagaggtgggatccctcgctgtgtacgagggaaaagccgaccctggagggtaagcagatgatgatgataatttacagatataacgtacttgaaataaacatgttaatggttgtgctaatgttgcccattgtattttcataaaca containing:
- the RpS9 gene encoding small ribosomal subunit protein uS4; its protein translation is MVNGRIPSVFSKTYVTPRRPYEKARLDQELKIIGEYGLRNKREVWRVKYTLAKIRKAARELLTLEEKDQRRLFEGNALLRRLVRIGVLDENRMKLDYVLGLKIEDFLERRLQTQVFKLGLAKSIHHARVLIRQRHIRVRKQVVNIPSFIVRLDSQKHIDFSLKSPFGGGRPGRVKRKNLRKATTGGGGGDEEED